From a region of the Sporanaerobacter acetigenes DSM 13106 genome:
- a CDS encoding DUF951 domain-containing protein: MAIKYNIGDIVALKKAHPCGENKWEILRTGVDFKLKCTGCGRQIWIPRIDFEKRVRKILVDEKWESVNKA, from the coding sequence ATGGCTATAAAGTACAATATAGGTGATATAGTGGCTTTAAAAAAAGCCCATCCCTGTGGAGAAAATAAATGGGAGATATTAAGAACAGGAGTGGATTTTAAACTCAAGTGTACAGGCTGTGGAAGACAAATATGGATTCCACGAATTGATTTTGAAAAAAGAGTTAGAAAAATATTAGTAGATGAAAAATGGGAAAGTGTTAATAAAGCTTAA
- a CDS encoding mechanosensitive ion channel family protein: protein MQGVFQFLQDVFIKENKELNILGKLVKIAIIFLLARLGIRIVNAIINRSLERRRKLKFGIDEKKANTLATILKNVNKYVFYFIALVPSLELFGIKATSILATAGIGGLAIGFGAQGLVKDVLTGFFILFEDQFSVGDYVKIDEYEGIVEEMGLRVTKIRGFSGELYIIPNNKIEVVTNRVRGSMRALVEVSISYEEDIDRALKVLEDVSLEIKNTEKAILEGPTVLGVSKLGEYDIVLMVVAKTEPMEQWRIERTIRKKIIEAFRKENIDIPYPKKIVMNEKV, encoded by the coding sequence ATGCAAGGGGTTTTTCAATTTTTGCAAGATGTGTTTATAAAAGAAAATAAAGAGTTAAATATACTGGGGAAACTAGTTAAAATAGCAATTATATTTTTGCTTGCAAGATTAGGAATTCGGATAGTAAATGCTATAATTAACAGATCCTTAGAAAGAAGAAGAAAACTTAAATTTGGAATTGATGAGAAGAAGGCAAATACCCTTGCAACCATACTAAAAAATGTAAATAAATATGTATTTTATTTTATAGCATTAGTTCCTTCTTTAGAACTATTTGGGATAAAAGCTACTTCTATACTGGCTACAGCTGGTATAGGAGGATTGGCTATAGGTTTTGGAGCTCAAGGACTTGTGAAGGATGTACTGACAGGATTTTTTATTCTATTTGAGGATCAATTTTCTGTAGGAGATTATGTAAAGATAGATGAATATGAAGGAATTGTAGAGGAAATGGGCCTTAGGGTTACGAAAATTCGGGGATTTTCTGGAGAGCTTTATATAATTCCTAATAATAAAATAGAGGTAGTTACAAACAGAGTGAGAGGTTCTATGAGAGCCTTAGTTGAAGTGAGTATTTCTTATGAAGAGGATATAGATAGGGCTCTAAAGGTATTGGAAGATGTTTCGCTGGAAATTAAAAATACTGAAAAGGCTATATTAGAAGGACCTACAGTGCTTGGAGTATCAAAGCTTGGAGAGTATGATATAGTATTGATGGTTGTTGCAAAAACTGAGCCTATGGAGCAGTGGAGAATAGAAAGAACAATTAGGAAAAAGATTATAGAAGCTTTCCGTAAAGAAAATATAGATATACCTTATCCTAAAAAAATAGTTATGAATGAAAAAGTCTAA
- a CDS encoding DUF3343 domain-containing protein codes for MEYKDYGIVTFESTHHAIKGEKTLENIGLKFKTIPTPREITSSCGLSIRFNLDDMDKVKKAMVENELAIKGIYKLSKINSKNHIEKIN; via the coding sequence ATGGAATATAAAGATTATGGTATTGTAACTTTTGAATCGACTCATCATGCTATAAAAGGAGAAAAAACTTTAGAAAATATAGGTCTAAAATTTAAAACCATACCTACACCCAGGGAGATTACATCTAGTTGTGGACTTTCCATACGTTTCAACTTAGATGATATGGATAAAGTGAAAAAAGCTATGGTAGAAAATGAATTGGCCATAAAAGGCATATATAAATTGTCTAAAATAAATTCAAAAAATCATATAGAAAAGATTAATTAA
- the yedF gene encoding sulfurtransferase-like selenium metabolism protein YedF, giving the protein MKKEVDARGQACPRPVIMTKKALDEISEGIVTTIVDNEVAKENVSKLAKSSGYEYSVDKNGENEYYIHINKGQVSEEANVCVPDTFKDMTIAFSSDTMGGGSEELGKILIKSFMYTLTESTPYPSTLVFYNGGVHLTCEGSPVLEDLKKLEEEGIEILSCGTCLDFYEIKDKLSVGSVTNMYSILEKLKNPTKTVIIG; this is encoded by the coding sequence ATGAAAAAAGAAGTAGATGCTAGAGGACAAGCTTGTCCAAGACCAGTTATCATGACTAAAAAAGCTCTTGATGAAATAAGTGAAGGTATTGTGACTACTATTGTAGACAATGAAGTGGCTAAAGAAAATGTTTCAAAATTGGCTAAAAGTTCAGGATATGAGTATAGCGTAGACAAAAATGGTGAAAATGAGTATTATATCCATATAAATAAGGGACAAGTAAGCGAAGAAGCAAATGTATGTGTGCCAGATACTTTTAAGGATATGACTATTGCTTTTAGTTCCGACACTATGGGTGGTGGTTCTGAAGAATTGGGTAAGATTCTTATAAAGAGTTTTATGTACACGCTTACAGAGTCTACACCATATCCTTCTACTTTGGTGTTTTATAATGGAGGAGTTCATTTGACTTGTGAAGGTTCTCCAGTATTGGAGGATTTAAAAAAATTGGAAGAGGAAGGAATAGAAATACTTTCCTGTGGTACCTGTCTTGATTTCTATGAAATAAAAGATAAATTGAGTGTGGGAAGCGTAACCAATATGTATAGTATTTTGGAGAAATTAAAAAATCCTACAAAGACTGTAATTATAGGATAG
- a CDS encoding DUF2089 domain-containing protein has protein sequence MNNEVIGKCPVCGNEMEVTKLSCNSCGTSIEGHFSLCKFCKLSDEQKDFVEVFIKNRGNIKEIEKELGISYPTVRNKLESVIEALGYSPKYNVPNINKKEILEKLSNGEITSEEAINLLKGEE, from the coding sequence ATGAACAATGAAGTAATAGGAAAATGTCCCGTATGTGGAAATGAAATGGAAGTAACTAAATTAAGTTGCAATAGCTGTGGAACTAGTATAGAAGGCCATTTTTCATTGTGCAAATTTTGCAAACTTTCAGACGAACAAAAGGATTTTGTAGAAGTATTTATAAAGAACAGAGGAAATATAAAAGAAATAGAAAAAGAACTTGGTATATCCTATCCTACAGTAAGGAACAAACTAGAAAGTGTAATTGAGGCACTAGGTTATAGTCCTAAATACAATGTTCCAAATATAAACAAAAAAGAAATTTTAGAAAAACTTAGCAATGGAGAAATCACTTCCGAAGAAGCTATAAATCTTTTGAAAGGTGAAGAATAG
- a CDS encoding DUF4097 family beta strand repeat-containing protein yields the protein MKEERMMILTMLEEGKISSEEALKLLEALDDNDEEDFIPKEDKVDDKKVDMDKMGKTIKEQGKKMEQFGNDMSNKISNLFGGIKEKSSSINFLGNYETVNTTLEKDISHIEKPNIDIKSINGNISLKPWDKESILVKVACSYKKGTMDKNDTFYDFYEEDDNIVFKPAYTNNIGIKLEVLVPNREYEKIILNTSNDKIEIKDLNVDNLICDTTNASIAVSGLNGNNIKLVTKNGKISLENINSPIIMANSTNSSVSLDKIRSEKIFVYTKNGRIYLKDIESDSIEGITSNASIEVKNPIGKNVKLVTSNGKIICDEFSAKDMEKLELTTSNASINTHFNEFDNILYFDFETSLGNINLEIPNLVYKVNQQNKLGTRKIIAHSIEYEEEEPHFKFIASTSNGSIRVN from the coding sequence TTGAAAGAAGAAAGAATGATGATTTTAACAATGCTTGAAGAAGGAAAAATTTCAAGTGAAGAAGCTCTAAAATTGTTAGAAGCTCTAGATGACAATGATGAGGAAGATTTCATTCCTAAAGAAGATAAAGTAGATGATAAAAAAGTAGATATGGATAAAATGGGGAAAACCATTAAAGAACAAGGCAAAAAGATGGAGCAATTTGGAAATGACATGAGCAACAAAATATCTAATTTATTTGGTGGAATAAAAGAAAAAAGTTCATCCATTAATTTTTTGGGAAACTACGAAACTGTAAATACCACTTTGGAAAAAGACATTTCCCATATAGAAAAACCCAATATTGATATAAAAAGTATAAATGGAAACATCTCTTTAAAACCTTGGGATAAAGAAAGCATACTAGTCAAAGTAGCTTGTAGCTACAAAAAAGGAACAATGGATAAAAATGATACTTTCTATGATTTTTACGAGGAAGATGACAATATAGTATTTAAACCAGCCTATACAAACAATATAGGAATAAAATTAGAAGTTTTAGTTCCTAATAGAGAATATGAGAAAATTATTTTAAATACATCTAATGATAAAATTGAAATAAAGGACCTAAATGTAGACAATTTAATTTGTGATACTACAAATGCATCTATAGCTGTAAGCGGTCTAAACGGAAACAATATAAAATTGGTCACTAAGAATGGTAAAATCTCACTAGAAAATATAAATTCTCCTATAATAATGGCCAATAGCACAAATTCCAGTGTAAGTTTAGATAAAATAAGAAGTGAAAAAATATTTGTATACACTAAAAATGGAAGAATATACTTAAAAGATATAGAATCTGACTCTATAGAAGGAATTACTTCTAATGCAAGCATTGAGGTTAAAAATCCAATAGGAAAAAATGTAAAATTAGTAACATCTAATGGAAAAATAATATGTGACGAGTTTTCTGCAAAAGATATGGAAAAATTGGAACTTACTACTTCCAATGCTTCAATAAATACTCATTTTAATGAATTCGACAATATACTTTATTTTGACTTTGAAACATCCCTTGGAAATATAAATTTAGAAATACCAAATCTTGTATACAAAGTAAATCAGCAAAACAAATTGGGAACTAGAAAGATAATAGCTCATAGCATTGAGTACGAAGAAGAAGAACCACATTTCAAATTTATAGCCTCAACTTCAAATGGTTCTATAAGAGTTAACTAA
- a CDS encoding SHOCT-like domain-containing protein — MKNDFREEKMQILKMVEEGKITIEEGVNLLNALETETTRNTNKNNARWLKIRVHDPDEDSNVNVTLPISFVNLGMKLAYKFSPELKDTGLDESDFKDIYEAIKNGAEGKIVDIKGEDGETVEITVE; from the coding sequence ATGAAAAATGATTTTAGAGAAGAAAAAATGCAAATTCTTAAAATGGTTGAAGAAGGCAAAATCACTATAGAAGAAGGAGTAAATCTTCTAAATGCACTAGAAACAGAAACAACCCGAAACACAAATAAAAACAATGCAAGATGGTTAAAAATAAGAGTCCATGATCCAGATGAGGATTCTAATGTAAATGTAACTCTACCTATTTCCTTCGTAAATTTAGGAATGAAACTAGCTTATAAGTTTTCGCCTGAATTAAAAGATACTGGGCTCGATGAATCAGATTTTAAAGACATATACGAAGCAATAAAAAACGGAGCAGAAGGAAAAATTGTAGATATCAAAGGAGAAGATGGAGAAACAGTTGAAATAACCGTAGAATAA
- a CDS encoding CvpA family protein: protein MNWIDFLIILILVLNIVKDTSQGLVKSIFGLIKILLSIYLTKMYYDVVYGYIINTEVLYNGFKAVIIGLFKAIFYRKIKNDANFLPQLLSSGMINVLINILCILITYFVFRWLLGLLEKLLSFLFKAPILKQLNRIGGFLFGAIKGILVIYIVLALLSPIQIIFPQGFISKAIENSLLFTYFSNTSLKFDLFKIKNYI, encoded by the coding sequence ATGAATTGGATAGATTTTTTAATTATACTTATATTAGTATTGAATATTGTAAAAGATACTAGTCAAGGATTAGTAAAGTCCATATTTGGATTAATAAAAATTTTGCTGTCGATTTATTTGACAAAAATGTATTATGATGTTGTATATGGGTATATAATTAATACTGAAGTGTTGTATAATGGATTTAAAGCTGTGATTATAGGACTTTTTAAAGCTATTTTTTATAGGAAAATCAAGAATGATGCAAATTTTTTGCCTCAACTACTATCTAGTGGAATGATAAATGTTTTAATCAATATTTTATGCATTTTGATTACTTATTTTGTATTTAGATGGCTTTTAGGTCTTTTGGAAAAACTATTGTCGTTTTTATTTAAAGCGCCGATATTAAAGCAATTAAATAGAATAGGGGGATTTTTATTTGGAGCAATAAAGGGAATACTTGTAATATACATAGTGCTTGCACTGCTCTCGCCTATTCAAATTATATTTCCTCAAGGATTTATTTCAAAGGCAATAGAAAATTCCTTGTTGTTTACTTATTTCAGCAACACTAGCTTAAAATTTGACTTATTTAAAATAAAAAATTATATCTAA
- a CDS encoding DUF5711 family protein, translating to MGNKGFKIFILIFILSIVVFFSTKYKDKIIPKDTIKTLEIVQQIPTSEGEKVRAYDDIIVKYKDDSISTLNADGTNKWEKGLNIERPLVFPGEKTIYFCQGTTGELYFLDFDGNSTKKVELGIAVDKIIEKEGTLYAICKDKNKEVLILIDNSGNILGSIPSGEKILNFESNMDKSKVVISSLRAANGNIQSNLSFYNTKGDILSNVGFNDEIVTFLKFIDKDIVIAMTDKAIYKINSQTVVWNQKIENLKDIYVDNGEKMNIYVLGGKSLKIFDDSGEIQEEMALDGDYKKIYSYNGMLILVGDKNVLGFKKGKEILNYNIEDGEKVIIDNSNIMLVTAEKTYLMKTIEKQ from the coding sequence ATGGGAAATAAGGGTTTTAAGATATTTATACTAATATTTATACTTTCAATAGTTGTATTTTTTTCTACCAAATATAAAGATAAAATCATACCTAAAGATACTATAAAAACTTTGGAAATTGTTCAGCAAATTCCTACTTCTGAAGGCGAAAAAGTGAGAGCTTATGATGATATTATTGTTAAATATAAGGATGATTCTATTAGTACATTGAATGCTGATGGAACCAATAAATGGGAAAAAGGATTAAATATTGAAAGACCATTAGTTTTTCCAGGAGAAAAAACTATATATTTTTGTCAAGGAACTACTGGAGAATTATATTTTTTAGATTTTGATGGGAATAGTACGAAAAAGGTAGAATTAGGGATAGCTGTTGATAAAATAATAGAAAAAGAAGGAACTTTATATGCAATATGTAAAGATAAAAACAAAGAAGTATTAATTCTCATAGATAATAGTGGAAATATATTAGGGTCTATTCCTTCAGGAGAGAAGATACTTAATTTTGAATCTAATATGGATAAATCAAAAGTAGTTATATCTTCTTTGAGAGCTGCAAATGGAAACATTCAGTCTAATTTATCTTTCTACAATACAAAAGGAGATATATTGTCAAATGTAGGATTTAATGATGAAATAGTTACTTTCCTTAAATTCATAGATAAAGATATTGTCATAGCCATGACAGATAAGGCTATTTACAAAATAAATAGTCAAACTGTGGTATGGAATCAAAAGATAGAAAATTTAAAAGATATATATGTGGATAATGGCGAAAAAATGAATATATATGTTCTTGGAGGGAAAAGCTTAAAAATTTTTGATGATAGTGGGGAAATTCAAGAAGAAATGGCTTTAGATGGTGATTATAAAAAAATATATTCATACAACGGAATGCTTATATTGGTAGGGGATAAAAATGTATTAGGATTTAAGAAAGGAAAAGAAATTTTAAATTATAATATTGAAGATGGTGAGAAAGTGATTATAGACAATTCAAATATAATGCTTGTTACAGCTGAAAAGACTTATTTAATGAAGACAATAGAAAAACAATAG
- a CDS encoding MocR-like pyridoxine biosynthesis transcription factor PdxR, producing MNNNIILHLNRDINTPLYIQLYNELKVLIENESIQKGEKLPSIRSLAKKLDVNNVTIVSAYKLLEQEGYVYSKKGSGTYVKENTEDLHFGYFEDENMELMTNGILSMSEDSINFASVSPTPELFPVEDFKNVLIEALDRDKGNAFVYPEINGYAPLRESISHFLYENYSIDVSSSQIQIISGGQQGIDLIAKTLIQPGDYVLLENPTYSGAVAAFKSRGANIISIPMEEDGINLEELKKNIKTYHPKFLYAMPCYQSPTTYSYSDEKKLEIIDLAYENNLYIIEDDFLSDLSYGDNRLPLKSIDKYDQVIYIKSFSKILMPGLRIGFLTAPKKLLKDIVKAKHTTDITSSGFIQRAFDLYLRKGYWKDHIQKIKLDYSEKYILLLSQIKKLKSHGISFIEPSGGLSLWLKLPKDIDSIELYNECMKNNVIVVPGKIFFIDEKSEYTNYIRLSFGSVTKEQIAKGIDIIDSSILNLKGEKNEDTKYIPLV from the coding sequence ATGAACAATAATATAATACTACATTTAAACAGAGACATAAATACACCATTATATATCCAACTATACAATGAACTAAAAGTCCTAATAGAAAACGAAAGTATCCAAAAGGGAGAAAAACTACCTTCAATAAGAAGTTTGGCAAAAAAATTAGATGTTAACAATGTAACCATTGTTAGTGCCTATAAGCTTTTAGAACAAGAAGGATATGTATATTCTAAAAAGGGTAGCGGAACTTATGTAAAAGAAAATACCGAAGACTTGCATTTTGGCTATTTTGAAGATGAAAATATGGAACTTATGACAAATGGAATCCTTTCTATGAGTGAAGACAGCATAAATTTTGCCAGCGTATCTCCTACTCCAGAATTATTTCCTGTAGAAGACTTTAAAAACGTACTCATAGAAGCACTCGATAGGGATAAGGGAAATGCCTTTGTGTACCCTGAAATAAACGGATATGCTCCATTGAGAGAATCTATAAGCCATTTTTTATATGAAAACTATTCTATAGATGTGAGTTCTTCTCAAATTCAGATAATATCCGGTGGACAACAAGGAATAGATTTGATTGCTAAAACTTTGATTCAGCCAGGGGATTATGTGCTCCTTGAAAACCCTACTTATTCAGGAGCTGTAGCAGCTTTTAAATCTAGAGGAGCTAATATTATATCTATCCCCATGGAGGAAGATGGCATAAATCTAGAAGAATTGAAAAAAAACATAAAAACTTATCATCCTAAATTTTTATATGCTATGCCCTGCTATCAAAGTCCTACTACTTATTCATATAGTGATGAAAAAAAATTAGAGATTATAGATTTGGCTTATGAAAACAATTTATATATCATAGAAGATGACTTTTTGTCAGATTTAAGCTATGGAGACAATAGATTGCCCTTAAAATCAATTGATAAATATGATCAGGTAATATATATAAAAAGTTTTTCAAAAATACTCATGCCCGGTCTTCGCATAGGTTTTCTAACTGCTCCTAAAAAACTTTTAAAAGATATTGTTAAGGCAAAACACACTACAGATATTACTTCTTCTGGTTTTATTCAAAGAGCCTTTGATCTGTATTTAAGAAAAGGCTATTGGAAAGACCATATACAAAAAATAAAATTAGATTATAGTGAAAAATATATATTGCTATTATCTCAAATAAAAAAATTAAAATCACATGGCATATCCTTTATAGAACCAAGTGGAGGATTGAGCCTTTGGCTAAAGCTACCAAAGGACATAGACAGTATTGAACTGTACAATGAATGTATGAAAAACAATGTAATAGTAGTACCAGGAAAGATATTTTTTATAGATGAAAAAAGTGAATATACAAATTATATTCGACTTAGCTTTGGTTCTGTGACTAAAGAACAAATAGCAAAAGGCATAGATATTATAGACAGTTCTATTCTAAATTTAAAAGGTGAAAAAAATGAGGATACAAAATATATCCCGCTAGTGTAA
- the fabG gene encoding 3-oxoacyl-ACP reductase FabG — protein MRLEGKVAIITGAGSGIGRATSIKFAQEGAKVVVVDVNVDGINETVKEIEQIGGVARGYKMDVTNRSEIEEVVEKTVKEFGKLDVLVNNAGITKDSTLKKMTEEQWDAVININLKGVFNCGQVAALQMIEQKSGVILNAASVVALYGNFGQTNYAAAKFGVVGMTKTWAKELGRKGIRVNAVAPGFIRTPMTAGMPENVLKGMEESTPLGRLGEAEEIANAYAFLASEEASYITGTVLSVDGGKTL, from the coding sequence ATGAGGCTAGAAGGTAAAGTAGCTATTATTACAGGAGCAGGTAGCGGTATAGGAAGAGCAACATCAATTAAATTTGCACAAGAAGGAGCAAAGGTTGTTGTAGTTGATGTAAATGTAGATGGTATAAATGAAACTGTAAAAGAAATAGAGCAAATAGGTGGAGTTGCAAGAGGATATAAAATGGATGTAACTAATAGATCTGAAATAGAAGAAGTAGTTGAAAAAACTGTTAAAGAATTTGGAAAGTTAGATGTTCTTGTGAATAATGCAGGAATAACAAAAGATTCAACTTTAAAGAAGATGACAGAAGAACAATGGGATGCAGTTATAAATATAAATTTAAAGGGAGTATTTAATTGTGGACAAGTTGCTGCGTTGCAGATGATTGAACAAAAAAGTGGTGTTATTTTAAATGCAGCTAGTGTAGTTGCATTGTATGGAAATTTTGGTCAAACTAATTATGCAGCTGCTAAATTTGGAGTAGTAGGTATGACTAAAACTTGGGCAAAAGAATTAGGTAGAAAGGGAATTAGAGTAAATGCTGTAGCTCCAGGATTTATTCGTACTCCTATGACTGCAGGTATGCCTGAAAATGTACTTAAAGGAATGGAAGAAAGCACTCCATTAGGAAGATTGGGTGAAGCAGAAGAAATAGCTAATGCATATGCATTTTTGGCTTCTGAAGAAGCTAGCTATATAACGGGTACTGTACTAAGTGTTGATGGAGGAAAAACTCTATAA
- a CDS encoding intracellular short-chain-length polyhydroxyalkanoate depolymerase yields the protein MGKINLKKVAIPNGEEIAFRIGGSGSETLVLVHGNLVSSRHWGTLLERLSEKFRVIAIDMRGAGLSSYNNPIETFKDWSNDLRLFCDEMGIKDFTLLGWSMGGGVSQQFVIDNPRYAKKLILFESVPCSGYPYRKQGPNGEFLEEYYDNKENLLKDSMQLKPMIDGLETRNRDLMRQLWDMLVLNVNTPEEAEYEALIDDILMTRNLKDAAWAAHIFNISHINNGAVDGSGEIDNIYIPVLIFAGDKDLVCPIPMAEFTKNEIGENALLEILPNCSHTPHYDNEDLVVEKISKFVFE from the coding sequence ATGGGGAAAATAAACTTAAAAAAGGTTGCCATTCCAAATGGAGAAGAAATAGCTTTTAGAATTGGTGGAAGTGGTAGCGAAACATTGGTTTTAGTTCATGGAAATTTAGTATCTTCTAGACATTGGGGAACACTTTTAGAAAGACTTTCTGAAAAATTCAGAGTTATAGCCATAGACATGAGGGGAGCAGGTCTTTCTTCTTACAACAATCCAATTGAAACCTTTAAGGACTGGTCAAATGATTTAAGACTATTTTGTGATGAAATGGGAATAAAAGATTTTACTTTACTAGGATGGTCGATGGGTGGTGGAGTGAGTCAGCAATTTGTCATAGATAATCCAAGATATGCAAAGAAACTTATATTGTTTGAATCAGTACCTTGTTCAGGATATCCTTATAGAAAACAAGGACCTAATGGAGAGTTCTTGGAAGAATATTATGACAATAAGGAAAATTTGTTGAAAGATTCAATGCAATTAAAGCCTATGATAGATGGACTTGAAACGAGAAATAGAGATTTAATGAGGCAACTTTGGGATATGCTAGTGCTAAATGTAAATACTCCAGAAGAAGCTGAGTATGAGGCTTTGATTGATGATATCTTAATGACAAGAAATTTAAAGGATGCAGCATGGGCAGCGCATATTTTTAATATTTCACATATAAATAATGGAGCTGTAGATGGATCAGGAGAAATAGACAATATATATATACCTGTACTTATTTTTGCAGGAGATAAAGATCTCGTATGTCCAATTCCAATGGCTGAATTTACTAAAAATGAAATTGGAGAAAATGCTTTGTTGGAAATATTGCCAAATTGTAGTCATACACCTCACTATGACAATGAAGATTTGGTGGTAGAAAAGATTTCAAAATTCGTTTTTGAATAA
- a CDS encoding acetyl-CoA hydrolase/transferase family protein has product MNFKDEYKKRLITVDDALNMVKSDTDIVVGLGPAEPIAFLDRLHEVKDNVENVNVLTCLDMKDYEFTSNPEMAGHFTNIAWFYTPLTRKAHPHKTASQLPNHLHLCAKQRLEYRKPHIVMTTVSPMDEHGYFSLSLSLTYEREFMEEADIVIFEVNENYPRTHGDTFVHISDVDYIYESNRQVPEIQLVEPNEKDMLIGQYIAELVDDGSNIQLGIGGIPNAVAKSLTNKKDLGIHTEMFTEGMLELYEAGVINNKNKKMHKGKSVTTFAFGTRRLYDFLDDNPSVEFHRGAYTNDPYVIAQNSKMVSINTSLQVDLFGQVCSESLGHRQYSGAGGQADTAIGARMSPGGKSIIALYSTVKNDTISTIVPMLTQGAAVTLSRNDVDYVVTEYGVAKLTGREIRQRVKNLIAIAHPKFREEIQKKADELMIW; this is encoded by the coding sequence ATGAATTTTAAAGACGAATATAAAAAGAGATTGATTACGGTTGATGATGCTTTGAATATGGTTAAATCCGATACAGATATAGTAGTAGGTCTAGGACCTGCAGAGCCTATAGCTTTTTTAGATAGACTTCACGAAGTAAAAGACAATGTGGAGAATGTCAACGTTTTAACTTGTTTGGATATGAAAGATTATGAATTTACAAGTAATCCTGAGATGGCTGGACATTTTACAAATATAGCTTGGTTTTATACTCCCTTGACAAGGAAAGCTCATCCACATAAGACTGCTTCACAGCTTCCTAATCATCTTCATCTTTGTGCAAAGCAAAGATTGGAATACAGAAAACCACATATTGTCATGACTACAGTTTCTCCAATGGATGAGCATGGATATTTTTCATTGTCTTTATCACTAACTTATGAAAGAGAATTTATGGAAGAAGCAGATATTGTGATATTTGAAGTAAATGAAAATTATCCAAGAACTCATGGAGATACTTTTGTCCATATAAGTGATGTGGATTATATTTATGAAAGTAATAGACAAGTACCAGAAATTCAGTTGGTTGAACCAAATGAAAAAGATATGCTTATAGGTCAATATATTGCAGAATTAGTTGACGATGGCTCTAATATTCAATTGGGAATAGGCGGCATTCCAAATGCAGTAGCCAAATCACTGACGAATAAAAAAGATTTAGGAATTCATACAGAAATGTTTACTGAAGGTATGCTTGAATTGTATGAAGCTGGGGTAATAAATAACAAAAATAAAAAAATGCACAAGGGAAAATCTGTGACTACATTTGCATTTGGGACTAGAAGACTTTATGATTTTCTTGACGACAATCCTTCTGTAGAATTCCATAGAGGAGCTTATACCAATGATCCTTATGTTATAGCTCAAAATTCAAAAATGGTGTCGATAAATACATCTTTACAAGTAGATTTGTTTGGACAAGTTTGTTCAGAATCCTTAGGTCATAGGCAATATAGCGGTGCAGGTGGTCAAGCAGACACTGCTATAGGAGCTAGAATGAGCCCTGGAGGTAAATCTATTATAGCATTATATTCAACTGTTAAAAACGATACTATATCAACTATAGTTCCTATGCTAACTCAAGGAGCAGCAGTTACTCTTTCAAGAAACGATGTTGATTATGTAGTAACTGAATATGGAGTTGCAAAATTAACGGGGAGAGAAATTCGCCAAAGAGTAAAAAACCTTATAGCTATAGCTCATCCTAAATTTAGAGAAGAAATACAAAAGAAGGCCGATGAATTGATGATTTGGTGA